One stretch of Shewanella sp. Arc9-LZ DNA includes these proteins:
- the pepN gene encoding aminopeptidase N: MNQAQEKHLKDYTKPSFTITHVDLNVILDGKNTKVTAISKVIRNGEHQHDLVLDGEQLSLSTVKLNGVAANYRQHDNQLIISTDQNEFELEVVTLLDPEANSSLEGLYMSDGAYCTQCEAEGFRRITYFLDRPDVLAIYTVRVEADKQAFPFLLSNGNLIDKGEMPRSGRHFVKWHDPFPKPSYLFALVAGDFDLLNDSFTTQTGREVKLQVFVDKGNLHKADHAMASLKKSMKWDETRFGLEYDLDIYMIVAVDFFNMGAMENKGLNVFNTKYVLADKASATDEDYHGIESVVGHEYFHNWTGNRVTCRDWFQLSLKEGLTVFRDQEFSSDVGSRAVNRIHAIRVMKNQQFAEDTGPMSHPIRPESVIEMNNFYTVTVYNKGAEVIRMMHTILGEEGFQAGMKCYFERHDGQAVTCDDFVNAMQDASGKDLTLFRRWYSQAGTPVVTVKDRFDADKGEYHLTVTQQVMSQGVKGQTLHIPFSVELLDSVGQSIVNKVLDVTKANQTFVFDGLESAPIASLLQDFSAPVKLVYDFSIDQLVHLMRHASSEVARWEASVQLVSQAIWNNVAQLQKQQVMMVDTRVVEAFRGVILDANIDQALVAEILSIPTASALIEQVDSVDLDALAKAREFVVEELASACEDELLVRYRELILLDNAGARAFKNIALSLLCQVTDTHESLVEKQYYSAKNMTDSLGALKAAATAKLACLPMLLSDFESTWESTPLVMDKWLTLQALVNSDEVIDQIKTLTKHSSFSFSNPNRVRSLIGAFAAANTYQFHRADGEGYRYLTKILVKLNKSNPQVASRMITPLIQFAKFDQHRQQLMKQCLAELKALPDLSKDLYEKVTKSLAE, translated from the coding sequence ATGAACCAAGCGCAAGAAAAACACCTAAAAGATTATACCAAGCCTTCATTCACCATTACCCATGTTGATTTGAACGTTATTCTGGATGGCAAAAACACTAAAGTGACAGCCATCAGTAAGGTGATCCGTAATGGTGAGCATCAGCATGATTTAGTGCTTGATGGCGAACAACTTTCGCTAAGTACAGTGAAACTTAATGGTGTAGCAGCTAACTATCGTCAACACGACAACCAATTAATAATTAGTACGGACCAAAATGAGTTTGAATTAGAAGTGGTCACTTTGCTTGACCCTGAGGCAAATTCGAGTCTTGAAGGGCTTTACATGTCAGACGGTGCTTATTGTACCCAATGTGAAGCAGAAGGATTTCGCCGGATCACCTATTTCTTAGATAGACCCGATGTTCTGGCTATTTATACCGTGCGCGTTGAAGCCGATAAACAGGCATTTCCATTTTTGTTAAGTAACGGCAATTTAATTGATAAAGGGGAGATGCCTCGTTCTGGTCGTCATTTTGTCAAATGGCATGATCCATTCCCTAAACCAAGTTACTTATTTGCCTTAGTCGCTGGAGACTTTGATTTACTTAATGACAGTTTTACGACTCAAACTGGTCGTGAAGTCAAACTGCAAGTTTTTGTTGATAAAGGCAACTTACATAAAGCTGATCACGCTATGGCATCATTGAAGAAATCAATGAAATGGGATGAAACTCGTTTCGGTCTTGAATATGATCTTGATATTTATATGATTGTTGCAGTTGATTTTTTCAATATGGGTGCGATGGAAAATAAAGGCTTGAATGTCTTTAATACCAAATACGTGCTCGCTGATAAAGCCAGTGCAACAGATGAAGATTATCATGGTATTGAGTCGGTTGTAGGCCATGAGTACTTCCATAACTGGACAGGTAACCGAGTCACGTGTCGTGATTGGTTTCAGTTAAGTTTAAAAGAAGGCTTAACGGTATTTCGTGATCAAGAATTTAGTTCCGATGTTGGGTCGCGCGCAGTTAACCGAATTCATGCTATTCGAGTGATGAAAAATCAACAGTTTGCTGAAGATACCGGTCCAATGTCACATCCTATTCGGCCTGAAAGTGTAATTGAAATGAATAATTTCTACACTGTGACGGTATATAATAAAGGCGCTGAAGTTATCCGCATGATGCACACCATTCTAGGCGAAGAAGGCTTTCAAGCTGGAATGAAGTGCTATTTTGAGCGTCATGATGGCCAAGCGGTAACCTGCGATGACTTTGTTAATGCTATGCAAGATGCTAGCGGTAAAGATTTAACCTTATTCCGTCGTTGGTATAGCCAAGCTGGTACACCCGTTGTGACGGTAAAAGACCGTTTTGATGCGGATAAAGGTGAGTACCATTTAACCGTTACTCAACAAGTGATGTCGCAAGGTGTGAAGGGCCAAACCTTGCATATTCCGTTCAGTGTTGAGCTGTTGGATAGTGTAGGGCAATCAATAGTCAATAAAGTGCTAGATGTGACTAAGGCCAACCAAACCTTTGTGTTTGATGGACTAGAAAGCGCACCTATAGCATCTTTACTACAAGATTTTTCAGCACCTGTTAAATTGGTTTACGATTTTAGCATTGATCAACTTGTGCATCTTATGCGCCATGCTTCTAGCGAAGTGGCGCGTTGGGAAGCATCTGTGCAGTTAGTGAGCCAAGCCATTTGGAATAACGTTGCTCAGTTGCAAAAGCAGCAAGTCATGATGGTTGATACTCGTGTTGTTGAAGCATTTAGAGGCGTCATTTTAGATGCGAATATAGACCAAGCTTTAGTGGCTGAAATTTTGTCTATTCCTACTGCTTCTGCATTAATTGAGCAGGTAGATAGTGTTGATTTAGATGCTTTGGCCAAAGCCAGAGAGTTTGTTGTTGAAGAACTTGCATCAGCTTGTGAAGATGAATTATTGGTACGTTATCGAGAGCTGATACTTTTAGATAACGCTGGTGCTCGTGCATTTAAAAACATTGCCTTGTCATTGTTATGTCAAGTGACCGATACTCATGAATCGTTAGTTGAAAAGCAATATTATTCAGCTAAAAATATGACTGATAGCTTAGGGGCTTTGAAAGCGGCAGCTACAGCCAAACTAGCCTGTTTACCTATGTTATTAAGTGACTTTGAGTCTACGTGGGAATCAACGCCATTAGTGATGGATAAATGGCTGACATTACAAGCGTTAGTGAATAGCGATGAAGTGATAGATCAAATTAAAACGCTGACAAAACACAGCAGTTTTAGTTTTTCTAACCCGAACCGAGTACGTTCATTGATTGGGGCTTTTGCCGCCGCAAACACTTATCAATTTCATCGTGCTGATGGCGAAGGCTACCGTTATTTGACTAAAATTTTAGTCAAATTGAATAAGTCGAATCCACAAGTCGCATCGCGAATGATCACACCATTAATTCAGTTTGCCAAATTCGATCAACATCGTCAGCAATTAATGAAACAGTGTTTAGCAGAGTTAAAAGCTTTACCGGATTTATCGAAAGATTTATATGAAAAAGTCACTAAATCATTGGCCGAATAA
- a CDS encoding DUF1302 domain-containing protein: protein MNIVKKRFNKSALALGVVSALCLGMSTSASAVSFDWGDVRGTFDSTWTAGASWRVSDRDWNNQIGKVNQPQFDWSGYSAFGGAFGSTKYTSTEIWTQPGSYSSNNDLSNLLYAQGDTTSEIVKGLHELSLKYENYGIFLRGMYFYDRKLNDGDYGFNDPLTGKEFDPCEDNKASEVQCKDIRLLDAFVYGNWDLNDGANPLSVRVGNQVVSWGESTLISHGIAEINAVDLNILNAPGAELKEAFRPQGMVWASLGLSENLNLEAFYQYDWQPIWIPTPGSNFATNDFAGYGGYNQNAQLGFNSNPDINQDFLISEYSRLYEAAAATGFNSAYAAYMTAYSTKVALVQDAADPSDDGQFGVKLGYYSPELGETEFGFYYMNYHSRRPIISGTASNFTAEAIGRDYGRLAQSGGNIDRELLLSMETFTKSQIVYPEDIQLYGFSFNTLVGDTSVAGEISHRVDEPLQIDDVELLFLAMPQQLANAGLRPDLDGISQMDNVEPGSNAEGYILTDTTQAQVTFTHLFGPTLGLDNLTMLAEVGGVWIHDMPGFDELRLNGPGTARSGGNPEMTGIIAALHNGPETNPFPTDFAWGYRLVAKADFNNVFAGVNMYPRVIFSHDVDGITPDPMFLFTEGRKSVALGVNFDYQSRWGADISYNSFFGGVGTTNAMTDRDYISFNVKYSI, encoded by the coding sequence ATGAATATTGTTAAAAAAAGATTTAACAAGTCGGCTCTCGCTTTGGGGGTGGTGTCGGCATTATGTTTGGGGATGAGCACTTCAGCCTCAGCCGTTTCTTTTGATTGGGGTGATGTACGAGGTACATTTGACTCAACTTGGACTGCAGGTGCGAGTTGGCGTGTGTCAGACCGCGATTGGAATAATCAAATCGGAAAGGTAAACCAACCACAATTCGATTGGTCTGGTTATTCGGCATTTGGTGGTGCGTTTGGATCAACCAAATATACCTCAACAGAAATTTGGACTCAGCCTGGTTCTTATTCAAGCAACAATGACTTAAGTAATTTGTTGTATGCGCAAGGTGATACTACTTCTGAGATTGTTAAAGGTCTTCACGAGTTATCACTGAAGTACGAAAATTACGGTATCTTTTTACGCGGTATGTATTTTTACGATCGCAAATTAAATGATGGTGATTATGGCTTTAACGATCCATTAACCGGAAAAGAATTCGATCCTTGTGAAGATAACAAAGCATCAGAAGTGCAATGTAAAGATATTCGCTTACTAGATGCATTTGTTTACGGTAACTGGGACTTAAATGACGGTGCTAACCCATTAAGTGTTCGCGTGGGTAACCAAGTCGTTTCATGGGGCGAAAGCACCTTGATTTCTCACGGCATTGCTGAAATCAATGCTGTAGACTTAAATATTCTTAATGCACCCGGTGCGGAGCTCAAAGAAGCATTCCGTCCACAAGGCATGGTTTGGGCATCGTTAGGTTTATCTGAAAACTTAAACCTAGAAGCATTCTATCAGTATGATTGGCAGCCAATTTGGATCCCTACACCGGGGTCAAACTTTGCAACCAATGATTTTGCTGGATATGGTGGCTACAACCAAAATGCGCAATTGGGTTTCAACTCCAATCCAGATATCAACCAAGATTTCCTTATTTCAGAATATTCACGTTTATATGAAGCTGCAGCCGCTACTGGGTTTAACTCAGCATATGCCGCTTACATGACTGCTTATTCAACTAAGGTTGCTTTGGTTCAAGATGCTGCAGATCCTAGTGATGATGGTCAATTTGGCGTTAAATTAGGCTATTACTCTCCAGAACTGGGCGAAACTGAGTTTGGTTTTTATTACATGAATTACCACAGTCGTCGTCCAATTATTAGTGGTACTGCCTCTAACTTTACTGCAGAAGCTATTGGTCGTGATTATGGCCGTTTAGCACAAAGTGGTGGGAACATTGACCGCGAACTTTTGTTAAGTATGGAAACCTTTACCAAATCGCAAATTGTATATCCTGAAGATATCCAGTTGTATGGTTTTAGTTTTAACACTTTGGTAGGCGATACTTCTGTTGCTGGTGAAATTTCTCATCGTGTTGATGAGCCATTGCAAATTGACGACGTTGAATTACTTTTCTTAGCGATGCCTCAGCAGCTAGCTAATGCGGGTCTTCGTCCTGATTTAGATGGTATTTCACAAATGGATAATGTGGAGCCTGGCTCAAACGCTGAGGGGTATATACTTACCGATACAACCCAAGCACAGGTAACCTTTACCCACTTATTCGGCCCGACATTAGGTTTAGATAATCTAACCATGCTTGCTGAAGTCGGTGGTGTGTGGATCCATGATATGCCTGGTTTTGACGAATTACGTCTAAACGGTCCAGGAACCGCTCGTTCTGGTGGTAACCCAGAAATGACTGGTATTATTGCCGCATTACATAATGGTCCTGAAACCAATCCATTCCCAACAGATTTTGCGTGGGGTTATCGTTTAGTGGCGAAAGCTGACTTTAACAATGTGTTTGCTGGTGTGAACATGTACCCAAGAGTGATTTTCTCTCATGACGTTGATGGCATTACACCGGATCCAATGTTCTTATTCACCGAAGGCAGAAAATCTGTCGCTTTGGGTGTGAACTTTGATTATCAAAGTCGTTGGGGCGCAGATATTTCTTACAACAGCTTCTTTGGTGGCGTAGGAACAACAAATGCGATGACAGACAGAGATTACATCTCTTTCAACGTCAAGTATTCGATTTAG
- a CDS encoding DUF2835 domain-containing protein yields the protein MELLFSLNVSYEAFLPYYQGLAEKVQVRDHHGRVLHINGKYFRPYLTPQGIQGQFKLVLNQDGNFKSLNKL from the coding sequence ATGGAGTTATTATTTTCTCTTAACGTAAGTTATGAAGCATTTCTACCATATTACCAAGGACTTGCAGAGAAAGTGCAAGTAAGAGATCACCACGGTCGTGTGTTGCACATCAATGGTAAGTATTTTAGACCTTATTTAACTCCTCAAGGTATTCAAGGACAGTTCAAATTAGTCCTTAACCAAGATGGGAATTTCAAATCACTTAATAAATTATAG